From Alosa sapidissima isolate fAloSap1 chromosome 7, fAloSap1.pri, whole genome shotgun sequence, the proteins below share one genomic window:
- the rps10 gene encoding 40S ribosomal protein S10 codes for MRNPFSAPVSQQSDKMLMPKKNRIAIYELLFKEGVMVAKKDVHLAKHPELADKNVPNLHVMKAMQSLKSCGYVKEQFAWRHFYWYLTNEGIQYLRDFLHLPPEIVPATLRRQTRPETARPRPKGGLEGERPARLARGEADRDTYRRSAAPPGADKKAEAGAGAATEFQFRGGFGRGRGQQPQ; via the exons ATGCGCAACCCCTTTTCTGCTCCGGTATCACAACAGAGCGACAAG ATGTTGATGCCCAAGAAGAACCGCATTGCCATTTACGAGCTCCTCTTCAAGGAGGGAGTTATGGTGGCCAAAAAGGATGTTCATCTTGCCAAGCATCCCGAGCTGGCTGACAAAAACGTGCCCAACCTGCACGTAATGAAGGCCATGCAG TCCCTCAAGTCCTGTGGGTATGTGAAGGAGCAGTTTGCCTGGCGGCACTTCTACTGGTACCTGACCAATGAGGGCATCCAGTATCTGAGGGACTTCCTGCACCTGCCCCCAGAGATTGTGCCCGCCACCCTCCGCAGGCAGACTCGTCCAGAGACTGCTCGTCCCAGACCCAAAGGAG gTTTGGAGGGTGAGAGGCCTGCTCGTCTGGCACGCGGTGAAGCAGACAGAGACACCTACAGACGTTCTGCAGCACCCC CTGGTGCTGACAAGAAGGCTGAGGCCGGTGCTGGTGCAGCCACAGAATTCCAGTTT AGAGGTGGATTTGGCCGTGGAAGAGGACAGCAGCCTCAATAA